The Mycobacteriales bacterium DNA segment GGTACCGACGGTTCAGCTCTCCGGGTACACCGCCGACAGCGACACGCAGCTGACGGCCACCACACCGCAGAACAACCCTGGTGACTTCCTCGTCCAGGTCTGCACGGTGACGGACTGCTCGTTCCCGAACACCGAGAAGGCGTTCAACGACTCGTTGTTCGACTTCTTCGAACCCGGCGCTCCGCTGGTCACGAAGATGTCGGCCAGCTCGGGCCCGGCCTCCGGTGGCACGCACCTCACGATCACCGGGCAGAACCTCGGCGACGTTCTGGACGTCACGTTCGGCAAGCAGGACGGGATCGACCCGCAGAACCCCTTCCAGATCCTGACCAACGGCAACACGACCGAGATCAAGGTGATCGTGCCGCCGGGCAAGCCGAACTCCACCGTGCATGTCAGAGTCGTGACGGCGGAGTCGTTCTTCACGGGGTCCGCACCGAGTGCTGCGAACGCCGCTTCGGCCTTCACCTACAAGCCGAGCGTGGCATCACCGCCGCAGGAGGTCACCTTCACGAAGCACGGTACGGCGGTCTCGGTGACGTGGAAGGCGCCTTACACCGACGGCGGGAGCCCGATCCTGCATTACCGGGTGATCGCCGTCTCGCAGCCGAACAGCTTCAAGAAGGGCGCGAAGAAGCCGCCGAACGTGGTGGTGAAGACCAAGCACGCCTCGACGCACAGTGCGGTCCTGACCGGCCTGCGAGGCGGCTGGACGTACAAGATCAAGGTGGAGGCGGTCACCAAGAAGGGGGACGGGTTGGCCGGCGAGCGCGGCAGCGACCCGTACGTATTCATCACCGATCCGGCCTGACCAACGCCACGGCCGCTGGGCTGATCGGCCCGGCGGCCGTGGCATTTGGCCGAACTATCACCAAATCGTTACGTCAGGGACGCCTGTCCAGCAGACTTACAGGCGTTACATGTGGTGTCGTTAGAGCGACTTTTTCGGCCGAGCCCACCGGTTTCTCGCGCGGCCGTAAGCCGTATGGCTTGGGAGCTGCCCGTGAGGAGCGCACGCCTGGCGTTGCCCTGCGCGCTCGCGGGGCTGATCGTCGCAGGTCTCGGGTCGCCGGTCGCCGCTTTTGCCTCCGGCCGGCCGGCGCCCGCGCCGGTCCCGTTGTCCTCGGCGTACGCCCGGGTGTCGCCGGCCGTCCACCTGCCCTCCGGCGCGCGCCGGCTCGGCCTGGTGCGCGCCGACCGGCCGGTCTCCGGCGCCGTCGTCCTGCGGCCGCGAAACCCGGCCGAGCTCACTGCCGCCGCGCAAGCGGTGTCGGAGCCGCGCTCGCCCGGCTACCACCACTACCTGGCGAAGGGCGCGTTCCGCGCCCGGTTCGGGCCGACCGCCGCGACCATCGCCGCCGTGCGGACCGCGCTCTCGAGAAGCGGCCTGTCGGTCACGTCGGTGTCCTCCAATGGGCTGCTCGTGAACTTCCGCGGGACCGCATCCGACGCCGGGCGAGCATTTCGTACGTCGATCTCCAACGTGCGGCTGCCGGACGGGCGGACCGGGATCGACACGACCGGCCCGGTGTCCCTGCCCGCGAACATTGCCGGCCAGGTCACGTCGGTGATCGGGCTCGACACCTTGGTGCACGCGACGACGAACCTCGAGCACGCCACGCATCCCGCGGCGGTCAAGGCGAAAGCACCGGCCGCGCCCGCGATCCCGGGAGCGCCCTCGGGTTGCAAGGGCGCGAAGGATGCCGCGGCCGACTTCGGCGGCCTCACCGACGCCCAGATCGCGCACTCCTACGGGTTGGCCAGCTCCTACGAGGCCGGTGACTTCGGTGCCGGCCAGCATGTCGGCATCTACGAGCTCGAGCCGTTCTCGACCACGGACGTCGCGACCTTCGACAAGTGCTTCTTCGGTGCGACGCGGGCGACGCAGATGGCCAAGCGGCTGCGCACGATCGACGTCGACGGTGGCGGTGGCGACGGGCCCGGCAGCGGCGAGTCGATCCTCGACATCGAGGATGTGTCCGCGATGGCGCCGCAGGCCACCATCGACGTCTGGGAGGCGCCCAACACGACCGCGGGCGGCATGGACGAGCTCGACCAGATGGTCGAGGACGACACCGACCAGGTCATCACCAGCAGCTGGGGCTTCTGCGAGATCGACGAGATCAACCTGCAGCCGGGCTACATCGACGCAGAGAACGCGTTGTTCGAGCAGGCCGCGCTGCAAGGCCAGACCGTGCTGAACTCCTCGGGCGACTCCGGCTCCGACGAGTGCGCGTACGACAGCCCGACGCCGGTGCAGCCGTACCTCTCGCAGAGCGACCCGGCGAGCGAGCCCTTCGTGCTCGGCGTCGGCGGCACCACGATCATCGACGCCACCAACCCGCCCGAGGAGCAGGTCTGGAACGACGGCAGCACGGGTGGCGGCAGCGGCGGCGGCCCGTCGTCGATCTGGGGCGCCCCGTCCTGGCAGCAGCCGTTCATCACCGGCACCGACAAGCAGCTCGCCGAGGACGCGGTCACCGATGGGATGACGCCCTGCGCCCAGTCGCCGGATGGCAGCCTGTGCCGCGAGGCGCCGGACGTGTCCGCGCAGGCCGACGAATACACCGGCGCGATCACGATCTACACGAAGGCCTTCGGTGGCTGGACCACGGAAGGCGGTACGTCGTCCTCCGCGCCGCTGTGGGCGGGCATGCTCGCGGTGATCAACGCCTCCGCCGCGTGCCAGGCCGCCGGGCCGATCGGTTTCGTCGACCCGTCCCTGTACGCGATCGCGGCGATCCCCGCGGAGTACAAGGCGTCGTTCAACGACATCAAGAGCGGCGACAACGACGTGTTCGACCTGAACGGCGGCGCGACCTTCCGGGCGCTCACCGGGTACGACATGGCCACCGGGCTCGGTTCGCCGCGGGTGAGGGGACTGACCGCCAACCTCTGCACGATGAAGGCGCCGAGCACGCCGCCCCCGGTGGTGAGCGGGGTCTCGCCGGAGGCGGTCGGCCCGACCACGACCGGCAGCCTGACCGTCACCGGCTCCGGATTCACCGGCGCGCAGGCGCTGTCGATCGACGCGTACGCGGTGCCGAGCGCCGACTGGACGGTGAACAGCGACACCCAGATCACGGTCTCGCCGATCCCGACCGCACTTCAGGTCGGCACCGCATCGGGACTGGGCACCTCCTCTGCCGACGGCTCCGACGGCACCGGTCGCGCGGTGGTCACTGTCACCGGGAGCGGTGG contains these protein-coding regions:
- a CDS encoding protease pro-enzyme activation domain-containing protein, giving the protein MRSARLALPCALAGLIVAGLGSPVAAFASGRPAPAPVPLSSAYARVSPAVHLPSGARRLGLVRADRPVSGAVVLRPRNPAELTAAAQAVSEPRSPGYHHYLAKGAFRARFGPTAATIAAVRTALSRSGLSVTSVSSNGLLVNFRGTASDAGRAFRTSISNVRLPDGRTGIDTTGPVSLPANIAGQVTSVIGLDTLVHATTNLEHATHPAAVKAKAPAAPAIPGAPSGCKGAKDAAADFGGLTDAQIAHSYGLASSYEAGDFGAGQHVGIYELEPFSTTDVATFDKCFFGATRATQMAKRLRTIDVDGGGGDGPGSGESILDIEDVSAMAPQATIDVWEAPNTTAGGMDELDQMVEDDTDQVITSSWGFCEIDEINLQPGYIDAENALFEQAALQGQTVLNSSGDSGSDECAYDSPTPVQPYLSQSDPASEPFVLGVGGTTIIDATNPPEEQVWNDGSTGGGSGGGPSSIWGAPSWQQPFITGTDKQLAEDAVTDGMTPCAQSPDGSLCREAPDVSAQADEYTGAITIYTKAFGGWTTEGGTSSSAPLWAGMLAVINASAACQAAGPIGFVDPSLYAIAAIPAEYKASFNDIKSGDNDVFDLNGGATFRALTGYDMATGLGSPRVRGLTANLCTMKAPSTPPPVVSGVSPEAVGPTTTGSLTVTGSGFTGAQALSIDAYAVPSADWTVNSDTQITVSPIPTALQVGTASGLGTSSADGSDGTGRAVVTVTGSGGATSAVNADATMLYVDGTSAAPVPSVGGISAYGGAKAGGNTVTVFGSGFASSAPDPITSVTVGGVPALGWTVKTPSLLEVTIPPYQSGTTQCAAGDDPTTDICQAQLVVTNANGSSQVATIEPPYEGAEYGGVSGETSLPDCVTGHTCEIVAAVTEYDYFPKPTITSVTTTDATDPTTWASENGTTLAFVNGTGFDYLGLEYANIGSPSVANNQDFSIIQTDGATQFEIALNPSHRTHEAVTKALTVQTLAGRSSGWPIRYAGVPRISKITPNAGPDTGGTHVTMTGTGFDGVAVADGGELSFGYLPFNSSTVQLSGYTVASDTKITGKTPGNNPGAFAAQACTLTGCSVATSKKSLHDTLFDFYQRGTPRVTSLSVKAGPASGGTRVVIHGHNLADAVLVTFGKRVAEASNAPQILTNGSSTEVDALAPPGKAGTTVNVRVTTVESRVTHHGPSAPSAGGRFRYHASIASAPRHVRAKSHL